In Polyodon spathula isolate WHYD16114869_AA chromosome 27, ASM1765450v1, whole genome shotgun sequence, one DNA window encodes the following:
- the LOC121301195 gene encoding neurocan core protein, with protein sequence MTGDKKKKKRLARSNLLAKKIIIKDGGTMLNLCLSLSVSVLCGTPPAVENAFLIGRKRAHYDIHSVVRYQCADGFLQRHVPTTKCRSNGKWDRPKIICTKSRRAHRSRRHHHKSRRERRKHKKHSSRGHREEDNDDSRNYF encoded by the exons ATGACGGgagacaagaagaagaaaaagcgGCTGGCCCGCAGCAATCTACTGGCCAAGAAAATTATTATAAAAGACGGAGGGACT ATGCTCAA tctgtgtctctctctctctgtctcagtgctgtgcgGGACGCCCCCAGCTGTGGAGAATGCCTTCCTGATTGGTCGGAAGCGAGCGCACTATGACATCCACTCTGTCGTGCGGTACCAGTGTGCCGACGGGTTCCTGCAGCGCCACGTTCCCACCACCAAGTGCCGCAGCAACGGCAAGTGGGACCGGCCCAAAATCATCTGCACTAAAT CGCGGAGAGCCCACCGGTCGCGGCGCCACCACCACAAGTCCCGACGCGAGAGGAGAAAACACAAGAAGCACTCCTCCAGGGGGCACAGGGAGGAAGACAATGACGACAGCCGGAACTActtctga